A single region of the Polyangiaceae bacterium genome encodes:
- a CDS encoding Rieske (2Fe-2S) protein, translating to MSPQQDADGHGPSGQGGAPDASPADGSTGGAAESEAGAEAEAGQDAPEPCAEPAPNPPGCEPQPSGRAVGRPCDFSGFRLQAAPHDDVFQSALIGRDVDGWYARSAVCTHMGCNLAVPDAIVPPGVVCPCHGSNFDQYGHVLSGPAGSDLRPMALTLSCDGILYVDVDVTVGPEVRLAY from the coding sequence ATGTCCCCGCAGCAAGACGCCGACGGGCACGGCCCGTCCGGTCAGGGCGGCGCGCCGGACGCGAGCCCCGCCGATGGCTCGACGGGCGGCGCCGCGGAGAGCGAAGCTGGAGCCGAGGCCGAGGCGGGGCAGGACGCGCCGGAACCCTGCGCCGAGCCTGCGCCGAACCCGCCCGGCTGCGAACCTCAACCGTCAGGGCGCGCGGTGGGCCGCCCCTGCGATTTTTCGGGGTTTCGCCTGCAAGCGGCTCCGCACGACGACGTGTTTCAGTCCGCCCTCATCGGTCGGGATGTTGACGGCTGGTACGCTCGTTCGGCCGTCTGCACGCACATGGGATGCAACCTGGCGGTGCCGGACGCGATCGTCCCTCCAGGCGTCGTTTGCCCGTGTCACGGCAGCAACTTCGATCAGTACGGCCATGTGCTCAGCGGACCCGCGGGTAGCGATCTGCGCCCAATGGCGCTGACTCTGAGTTGTGACGGAATCTTGTACGTCGACGTCGACGTAACCGTCGGACCAGAAGTCCGACTCGCGTACTGA
- a CDS encoding efflux RND transporter periplasmic adaptor subunit has translation MSEAPAPPDATEPPEVPVPPEDGPASAPPIPRSISTKRLLVILAGALMVMYVGALIGPTLGKDLHAAWSKVTGSKEEAEGPGGQHYYTCGMHPWVIVPKPGDCPICGMKLVPLDPAKFSGEVSIDPVVSQNIGVRVEKVSEGSESGSIRTVGTVTYDEKLLGDVNVKVGGWIEKLYVDYQGKPVKRGQALFSLYSPELYAAQGEYLLAYKATKRLPSGEDSKVGGGLASQLLGPARTKLSLFDIGSGQIKALEKRGKPFRTMTITSPQSGVVIEKHAFEGMKVTPGMTAYRIADLSRVWVMATVYEYQSRQIKVGQKATMTLTYLPGETLEGKVVYIYPYLDERTRQINVRLEFDNPDLKLKPGMYSTVVFQGTATDKRVLVSRSAVIDTGERQVAFVAKGEGRFEPRQVKMGAETADGKVEILEGLKPGELVVVSGQFLIDSEARMREALAKMMKGTPVAEATAPKAPEVETSTLVLPDAANKALGTALDGYLAVGHALAGDTTTDIGVSARNLAGAMDALMAMKIPDHPHFWHEHPEAADVKKQAEELAKIKSLDEARRKFAVLSSQLAKLLHATGVPKAYGKKLGEAHCPMYPEGEKGGSVWIQAEGTVKNPFFGKAMLTCADWQRPLKVAK, from the coding sequence ATGTCCGAAGCACCCGCGCCGCCCGACGCGACCGAGCCACCCGAGGTGCCCGTGCCGCCTGAGGACGGGCCCGCATCGGCGCCCCCGATCCCGCGCTCGATCAGCACGAAACGGCTGCTCGTGATCCTCGCCGGTGCGCTGATGGTGATGTACGTGGGCGCGTTGATCGGGCCCACCCTCGGGAAGGATCTGCACGCGGCGTGGTCGAAGGTCACCGGTTCGAAGGAAGAGGCCGAAGGGCCGGGAGGCCAGCACTACTACACGTGCGGAATGCACCCCTGGGTCATCGTCCCCAAGCCTGGCGATTGCCCGATCTGCGGCATGAAGCTCGTTCCGCTGGATCCCGCGAAGTTCTCCGGTGAGGTCAGCATCGATCCGGTGGTCTCGCAGAACATTGGCGTGCGCGTCGAGAAGGTCTCCGAGGGCTCGGAGAGTGGATCCATTCGCACCGTCGGCACGGTCACCTACGACGAGAAGCTGCTGGGCGATGTCAACGTCAAGGTCGGCGGCTGGATCGAGAAGCTCTACGTGGACTACCAGGGCAAACCCGTGAAGCGCGGGCAAGCGCTGTTCTCGCTCTACTCGCCGGAGCTCTACGCTGCTCAAGGCGAGTACCTGCTCGCCTACAAGGCGACCAAGCGGCTTCCCAGCGGCGAGGACAGCAAGGTGGGGGGAGGGCTCGCCAGCCAGTTGCTCGGGCCCGCTCGCACGAAGCTGTCCCTCTTCGACATCGGCTCGGGTCAGATCAAGGCACTCGAGAAGCGCGGCAAGCCGTTTCGGACGATGACCATCACCAGCCCCCAAAGTGGTGTGGTCATCGAGAAACACGCCTTCGAGGGGATGAAAGTCACGCCGGGAATGACGGCGTATCGCATCGCCGACCTTTCGCGCGTGTGGGTGATGGCCACGGTCTACGAATACCAGAGCCGGCAGATCAAGGTCGGGCAGAAGGCGACCATGACGCTGACCTACCTTCCGGGCGAAACGCTCGAAGGCAAGGTCGTCTACATCTACCCGTACCTCGACGAACGCACGCGCCAGATCAACGTACGCCTCGAGTTCGATAATCCCGACCTCAAGCTCAAGCCGGGGATGTACTCCACGGTAGTGTTCCAAGGCACCGCGACAGACAAGCGCGTGCTGGTGTCTCGGTCCGCGGTGATCGACACCGGGGAGCGCCAGGTGGCCTTCGTGGCAAAGGGGGAGGGGCGCTTCGAGCCGCGCCAAGTCAAGATGGGCGCCGAGACGGCGGACGGGAAGGTCGAGATCTTGGAAGGTCTCAAGCCCGGCGAGCTGGTCGTCGTCAGCGGTCAGTTCTTGATCGACAGCGAGGCCAGAATGCGCGAGGCGCTGGCCAAGATGATGAAGGGCACGCCCGTCGCCGAGGCCACCGCTCCGAAGGCGCCAGAAGTAGAGACCTCGACGTTGGTTCTGCCCGACGCGGCGAACAAGGCCCTCGGCACTGCGCTCGATGGATATCTGGCCGTGGGTCACGCGCTGGCGGGAGACACGACCACCGACATCGGCGTTTCCGCGCGCAACCTCGCTGGCGCCATGGACGCGCTCATGGCGATGAAGATTCCGGACCACCCGCACTTCTGGCACGAGCATCCCGAGGCGGCCGACGTGAAGAAGCAGGCCGAGGAGCTCGCCAAGATCAAGAGCCTCGACGAAGCTCGCCGAAAGTTCGCGGTCCTCAGCAGCCAGCTCGCCAAGCTACTTCACGCCACTGGCGTTCCGAAGGCCTACGGCAAGAAGCTGGGAGAGGCCCACTGCCCGATGTACCCCGAGGGCGAGAAGGGCGGATCCGTCTGGATCCAGGCTGAAGGGACGGTCAAGAACCCGTTCTTCGGCAAGGCGATGCTGACCTGTGCGGATTGGCAGCGCCCGCTGAAGGTCGCGAAATGA
- a CDS encoding TolC family protein: protein MQTQLTLTRHICALAVAAALLSMSAPSSAQTAAYGPDIADELGDKAVKANKGIDAVEQRVSALNESVTTAGAWMNPVFSAEYSNVPVDSFALGDHPMSGVQLKLSQTFLWPGKLDAREDEARARVRQAQLSLDEKKVQLRTSVMRAYYRLALTRQLRSVTREHVKLVKDFLEIVRVKNEAGLVAQHELLRLHVLSDELQDDLKNFDQDERSLTATINAALRRPIKTVVRTPKQTKVPDPDASAAELIRRAREKRPLLKRYSAEAETYRAAARRAARDGYPDITVWAGYRFRVPAGTDPGTDFASIGLSLPLPLFYSQRSSSERRMNEKLAAEAMDNRAAALDDIRGDLGRVVANWKRSAQKARTYRKDLTPAARLTLDATFASYQVDRADFASLFQAEVQLLNFERATRMAEAAAAEARVDAEAIVGAK from the coding sequence ATGCAGACCCAGCTGACACTGACCAGGCACATCTGTGCGCTCGCCGTAGCCGCCGCTCTCTTGTCGATGTCGGCCCCGAGCAGCGCCCAGACCGCCGCCTACGGGCCGGACATTGCGGACGAGCTGGGCGACAAGGCCGTAAAGGCGAACAAGGGCATCGACGCCGTCGAGCAACGCGTGAGTGCGTTGAACGAGAGCGTAACGACGGCCGGTGCCTGGATGAACCCGGTGTTTTCCGCCGAGTACAGCAACGTGCCGGTCGACTCCTTCGCCTTGGGTGATCACCCCATGAGCGGAGTGCAGCTCAAGCTGAGCCAGACGTTCCTTTGGCCCGGCAAGCTCGATGCCCGCGAAGACGAAGCCCGGGCTCGGGTGCGGCAGGCACAGCTCAGCCTCGACGAAAAGAAGGTCCAGCTCAGAACCAGCGTCATGCGCGCCTACTACCGCCTGGCGCTGACTCGGCAGCTTCGCAGCGTCACCCGAGAGCACGTGAAGCTCGTGAAAGATTTTTTGGAGATCGTTCGCGTGAAGAACGAAGCGGGCCTCGTGGCTCAGCACGAGTTGCTCCGGCTCCATGTGCTCTCGGACGAGCTTCAAGACGATCTCAAGAACTTCGACCAAGACGAACGGTCCCTGACGGCAACCATCAACGCCGCGCTCCGCCGTCCTATCAAAACCGTGGTGCGAACGCCCAAGCAGACGAAGGTCCCGGACCCCGACGCCAGCGCGGCCGAGCTGATTCGGCGCGCACGCGAGAAGCGCCCGTTGCTCAAGCGCTACAGTGCGGAAGCCGAAACCTACCGGGCCGCGGCCCGGCGCGCGGCGCGCGATGGCTACCCCGACATTACCGTCTGGGCGGGCTATCGGTTTCGGGTACCTGCGGGCACGGACCCCGGGACCGACTTCGCATCCATCGGCTTGTCGCTGCCGCTGCCGCTCTTCTACAGTCAGCGATCGAGTAGCGAACGGCGCATGAACGAGAAGCTGGCGGCGGAAGCCATGGACAACCGTGCCGCGGCGCTGGATGACATTCGAGGTGACCTCGGCCGCGTGGTCGCAAACTGGAAACGATCCGCACAGAAAGCCCGGACCTATCGCAAAGACCTGACGCCGGCAGCACGCTTGACCCTCGACGCGACTTTCGCCTCCTATCAGGTCGATCGCGCCGATTTCGCGTCGCTATTCCAGGCCGAGGTGCAGTTACTCAACTTCGAGCGTGCCACTCGCATGGCGGAAGCAGCGGCCGCCGAGGCGCGCGTCGACGCTGAAGCGATCGTGGGAGCCAAATGA
- a CDS encoding DUF882 domain-containing protein yields the protein MVAIRLLTALFSVNVALLLPCAGHAATPQLARASNSVVASGFAVNTPTAWPTNTAALPRLGRSSAPPVDWLWAYRHPALGRSSPDPWQSLPTLAAERLGWGEVPLMLSRDECPAPNAITFRGHHESDAFRVLDCDGSVAPGALDRLSVLARPWKVSRPEVPLPSTPTPAAGAGEWVPGVRLLHPRVFWLVQHIADRFPGRALRIVSGYRPGQGAHGKGRALDLTVSGVDNVDLFRFCRTLPDVGCGYYPNSTFVHVDVRPAGTGHAMWVDASGPGEKAKYVDGWPGVVAPGSRQWTWRPPMTAARRTDLEATRR from the coding sequence ATGGTCGCGATTCGACTCCTTACGGCGCTCTTCTCGGTGAACGTCGCGCTCCTCCTGCCGTGCGCGGGGCATGCCGCCACGCCCCAGCTCGCCCGTGCCTCGAATTCCGTGGTTGCCTCCGGGTTTGCCGTCAACACGCCCACTGCCTGGCCGACGAACACCGCCGCGCTTCCGCGCCTTGGCAGGTCGTCGGCTCCGCCCGTCGATTGGTTGTGGGCTTATCGGCACCCTGCGCTAGGGCGCAGCTCGCCCGACCCTTGGCAGAGCTTGCCGACCCTCGCTGCGGAACGCCTGGGATGGGGGGAAGTGCCGCTGATGCTGTCGCGGGACGAATGCCCAGCGCCAAACGCGATCACCTTCCGGGGTCACCATGAGAGTGACGCTTTCCGGGTGCTCGATTGCGATGGATCCGTCGCCCCCGGTGCGCTCGATCGGCTGAGTGTTCTGGCGCGCCCCTGGAAGGTCTCCCGCCCCGAGGTCCCACTGCCCTCGACACCGACTCCGGCGGCTGGCGCCGGCGAATGGGTCCCCGGAGTCCGGCTGCTGCATCCGCGCGTCTTCTGGCTCGTGCAGCACATCGCCGATCGATTTCCAGGTCGTGCGCTCAGGATTGTCAGCGGCTACCGACCGGGCCAGGGCGCCCACGGAAAGGGTCGCGCTCTCGACTTGACGGTATCGGGCGTCGACAACGTCGATCTGTTCCGCTTCTGCAGGACCCTGCCGGACGTCGGTTGTGGCTACTATCCCAACAGCACTTTCGTGCACGTCGATGTTCGCCCGGCGGGAACCGGCCACGCGATGTGGGTGGACGCGTCCGGGCCGGGCGAGAAAGCCAAATACGTGGACGGCTGGCCGGGCGTGGTCGCGCCGGGCTCCCGGCAGTGGACGTGGCGCCCGCCAATGACCGCTGCGCGTCGAACGGACCTCGAAGCCACCAGACGGTAG
- a CDS encoding P-II family nitrogen regulator codes for MDFLKLTAIVRSDLLAKVETALQEAGVPGISVTHVVGFGEYTNLYRHDWQCSHAKIEIFIPERAAGDIVTTIESAASTGAAGDGIIAVQPVQDLIRIRTKSRVS; via the coding sequence ATGGATTTCCTCAAACTGACGGCCATCGTTCGCTCGGACCTGCTGGCCAAGGTCGAAACGGCCCTTCAGGAAGCCGGAGTCCCGGGCATCTCGGTGACTCACGTCGTTGGCTTTGGCGAGTACACGAATCTGTATCGTCACGATTGGCAGTGTTCTCACGCCAAGATCGAGATCTTCATCCCCGAGCGTGCCGCCGGCGACATCGTCACCACGATCGAAAGTGCCGCCAGCACCGGTGCTGCCGGAGACGGAATCATCGCGGTACAACCGGTCCAGGACTTGATCCGAATCCGGACCAAGTCCCGAGTGAGCTAG
- a CDS encoding cupredoxin domain-containing protein, producing the protein MMHRWRMFLGKPSRSCGVVLAALLRMNKLLGLLALLTSASLAPSASGAPPSRSVSVSVDANGFHPSRVTAKTGEKLTLVFVRKSDETCVKKVAFPDLGITEALPLRRAVRISIPTEAARTLGFQCGMGMYKSSVVVQ; encoded by the coding sequence GTGATGCATCGCTGGCGCATGTTCCTGGGAAAGCCGTCCAGGTCCTGTGGCGTGGTCCTTGCAGCGCTGCTTCGCATGAACAAGCTCCTCGGCCTGCTGGCGCTCCTCACTTCCGCATCCTTGGCGCCCTCCGCAAGTGGCGCACCCCCCTCCCGAAGCGTTTCCGTCAGCGTGGACGCCAACGGCTTCCACCCATCGCGAGTAACGGCGAAGACGGGCGAGAAGCTGACGCTCGTCTTCGTTCGCAAGAGCGACGAGACCTGCGTCAAGAAGGTTGCGTTCCCCGATCTCGGGATCACGGAGGCCCTTCCGCTCCGACGCGCGGTGCGGATTTCGATCCCGACAGAAGCAGCCCGCACGCTGGGGTTCCAGTGTGGAATGGGGATGTACAAGAGCTCGGTCGTCGTCCAATGA
- a CDS encoding heavy metal translocating P-type ATPase: protein MHPEVHEAGPGSCPECGMALERSEPARAASRTEWTCPMHPEIVRDEPGSCPKCGMALEPRTVTVEEGESEELRDMKRRLWVAAALTVPLVVVSMGDMLPGSPVSALLSEQVRVLTELALATPVVLYCGWPFFVRAARSLRTMNLNMFTLIGLGVSVAYVYSLIAALFPGLFPASFRDESGQVGVYFEAAAFIVALILIGQVLELKARSQTSQAIQKLLGMQAKTARRIGDDGSEDDVPLESVQVGDRLRVRPGEKIPVDGVVLEGKSSVDESMVSGEPIPAEKNEGDRVVGSTVNGTGSLVMRAEKVGADTLLARIVTMVAEAQRSRAPIQKLADVVAGYFVPAVVLIAVVTFVVWAVVGPDPRMTHAIINAVAVLIIACPCALGLATPMSIMVATGKGASIGVLFKNAEAIEVMRQVDTLVVDKTGTLTEGKPKLVSVVAGENVQETELLRLAASLERGSEHPLAAAIVQGAEARGVQLGASSDFESITGQGVRGRVSERDVALGNQALMDSLGIDASGLAERAEELRGDGQTVMFVALDGRASGLLGVADPIKESTPDAIRALHGDGVRLVMLTGDNETTAQAVGGKLGIDEIIAGVLPDQKADVVKRLQREGRIVAMAGDGVNDAPALAQAQVGIAMGTGTDVAMESAGVTLVKGDLNGIARARTLSRKTMANIKQNLFFAFAYNSAGIPIAAGVLYPFFGVLLSPVIAAAAMSFSSVSVISNALRLRSTEV, encoded by the coding sequence ATGCACCCCGAGGTGCACGAGGCCGGGCCCGGGAGCTGCCCCGAGTGCGGCATGGCCCTCGAGCGCTCCGAGCCAGCCCGCGCGGCGTCGCGCACCGAGTGGACGTGTCCGATGCATCCCGAAATCGTGCGCGACGAGCCGGGGAGCTGCCCCAAGTGCGGCATGGCCCTGGAGCCGCGGACGGTGACCGTCGAAGAAGGCGAGAGCGAAGAGCTCCGTGACATGAAGCGTCGGCTCTGGGTCGCCGCAGCGCTGACCGTGCCGCTGGTCGTCGTGTCGATGGGAGACATGCTGCCGGGCTCTCCCGTCTCGGCGCTGCTGTCGGAGCAGGTGCGCGTGCTGACGGAGCTTGCCCTGGCGACTCCGGTGGTCCTGTATTGTGGCTGGCCCTTCTTCGTGCGGGCAGCTCGCTCGCTCCGCACCATGAACCTCAACATGTTCACGCTGATCGGGCTCGGCGTGAGCGTGGCGTACGTATACTCGCTCATCGCCGCGCTGTTCCCGGGCCTGTTCCCGGCGAGCTTCCGCGACGAATCCGGCCAGGTGGGGGTCTATTTCGAAGCGGCCGCGTTCATCGTGGCGCTGATCCTGATCGGACAGGTGCTCGAGCTCAAGGCGCGCAGTCAGACCAGCCAGGCCATCCAGAAGCTGCTCGGCATGCAAGCCAAGACGGCTCGGCGCATCGGGGACGACGGAAGCGAGGACGACGTGCCCCTGGAGTCCGTCCAGGTCGGCGACCGGCTGCGGGTCCGCCCCGGGGAAAAGATCCCCGTGGACGGCGTGGTGCTCGAAGGCAAGAGCTCCGTCGACGAGTCGATGGTCAGCGGCGAGCCCATCCCCGCCGAGAAGAACGAGGGGGACCGCGTGGTGGGCTCGACCGTCAACGGCACCGGTTCGCTGGTAATGCGCGCCGAAAAGGTCGGCGCCGACACGCTGCTGGCGCGCATCGTGACCATGGTGGCCGAGGCGCAACGCAGCCGTGCCCCCATCCAGAAGCTCGCCGACGTCGTGGCCGGCTACTTCGTGCCGGCGGTGGTGCTGATCGCCGTCGTCACGTTCGTGGTGTGGGCGGTCGTCGGGCCCGATCCGCGCATGACCCACGCCATCATCAACGCGGTGGCCGTGCTGATCATCGCCTGCCCTTGCGCATTGGGGCTGGCCACGCCGATGTCGATCATGGTGGCCACCGGCAAGGGTGCGTCGATCGGCGTCTTGTTCAAGAATGCCGAAGCCATCGAGGTGATGCGCCAGGTGGACACGCTCGTGGTCGACAAGACTGGCACCCTGACCGAAGGCAAGCCGAAGCTGGTGAGCGTGGTCGCCGGGGAAAACGTCCAAGAAACGGAGCTGCTCCGCCTGGCGGCAAGTCTCGAGCGCGGCAGCGAGCACCCGCTGGCCGCGGCTATCGTGCAGGGCGCCGAGGCCCGCGGCGTTCAGCTCGGCGCATCTTCGGACTTCGAATCGATCACCGGCCAGGGCGTCCGGGGTCGGGTCAGCGAGCGCGACGTCGCCCTCGGCAATCAGGCGCTGATGGACAGCTTGGGTATCGATGCGTCGGGGCTGGCCGAGCGCGCCGAGGAGCTGCGCGGCGACGGCCAAACGGTGATGTTCGTGGCCCTCGATGGCCGGGCATCGGGGCTGCTCGGCGTAGCTGATCCCATCAAGGAAAGCACTCCCGACGCGATCCGCGCCCTGCACGGCGACGGGGTGCGGCTCGTGATGTTGACCGGTGACAACGAGACCACGGCGCAGGCGGTCGGCGGCAAGCTCGGCATCGACGAGATCATCGCCGGAGTCCTGCCGGACCAGAAAGCCGACGTGGTCAAGCGCCTACAGAGAGAAGGCCGCATCGTGGCCATGGCCGGGGATGGCGTGAACGACGCACCGGCCCTCGCTCAGGCGCAAGTCGGCATCGCCATGGGCACCGGAACCGACGTTGCGATGGAGAGCGCAGGGGTCACGCTGGTCAAGGGCGACCTCAATGGCATCGCCCGCGCCCGAACCCTCAGTCGCAAAACCATGGCGAACATCAAGCAGAACCTGTTCTTCGCCTTCGCCTACAACTCCGCCGGCATCCCCATCGCCGCCGGCGTGCTCTATCCGTTCTTTGGCGTGTTGTTGAGCCCGGTCATCGCCGCTGCCGCCATGAGCTTCAGCTCCGTGTCGGTGATCAGCAACGCGCTCCGACTTCGCTCGACCGAGGTATGA
- a CDS encoding efflux RND transporter permease subunit, producing the protein MGKSYDKCPLDGTPLVRSKQNLADLRSQQDWYLRYALTAVDGVSEVAPIGGFVKQYQVVVDPVKLLGLNIPLSKVKSAIQRSNIDVGGRLMEMSEMEYMLRGVGYLGSLTDREIAQAREAGQSVEELRNEKVLAGLRTVSLGANEEGKPIYLKDVAEVRTGPDIRRGVADWNGGGETVGGVIIMRFGENARQTIDNVRAKLTDLERGLPPGVAIQPAYDRSDLIGRAVNTLTHTLIEEMVVVSLVILLFLLHARSALVAVVVLPIGVLGSFIAMKLFGINANIMSLGGIALAIGVMVDSAIIMVENAHKHLDHEAERLKQGGVPRSRVEIIAEAAAETGPTLFFSLLIITVSFLPIFVLGEQSGRLFKPLAFTKTFAVGFGALLAVTIIPVLMVYLINERTIPERVSPRRRLMITLGGIFGPALLLALIPLPVLSHYRWVMVIGWIILAAIVLLPQRIHSEEKHPLSRYLQRAYNPAFKFAMAHPWFVTGSMVALLVSTAWPLSHLGSEFMPPLEEGDLLYMPTTDPGISVDKVRELLQQTDAIIKQFPEVESVFGKAGRAQTATDPAPPSMLETTIVLKRDKNLWRQIPVARFYDPLPDFMKKPFRWAWPDLRPITVDELIYGYNLPGGPHVKGLNEVMQIPGLTNAWTMPIKTRIDMLSTGIKTPVGIKVLGPDLATLSDISARISQVVRTDEGTGQYTVSAFPEKTVGGNYLDVRINREEIARYGLNVADVQDVIMSATGGMTIGETVEALQRYPINVRYPHELRDSLAALRQTLVPTPSGAHIPLAQLATLSIHKGPPMIKSENAVLTSWVYVDIAGIDVGTYVKNAQRAVQSQVKLPPGYSIVWSGQYEYMEAARKRLQVAVPLAAISIILLLYLGTRSWLRVGIVVLAIPFSLIGASWLLYLLGYNLSLAVWVGVIALAGLDAETGLVMLLYLDSSVERFRNLGRMRNDSDLWHAIHDGAVQRIRPKMMTVMVVFVGLVPLLWGTGAGADTMRRLAAPMIGGLASSFIMELVVYPVIFYQAKRLGLHREQRRRARGSDLATA; encoded by the coding sequence ATGGGCAAGTCGTACGACAAGTGCCCGCTCGATGGCACGCCGCTGGTGCGAAGCAAACAGAACCTGGCGGACCTCAGAAGCCAGCAGGACTGGTATTTGCGATATGCGCTGACCGCGGTGGACGGCGTGAGCGAGGTCGCTCCGATTGGAGGCTTCGTCAAGCAGTACCAGGTGGTTGTGGATCCGGTGAAGCTCCTGGGTCTCAACATCCCGCTCAGTAAGGTGAAGTCCGCAATCCAGCGCTCGAACATCGACGTCGGTGGACGTCTGATGGAGATGAGCGAGATGGAGTACATGCTCCGCGGCGTGGGCTATCTGGGAAGCCTCACGGACCGCGAAATCGCGCAGGCTCGCGAGGCCGGCCAGAGCGTGGAGGAGCTCCGCAACGAGAAGGTGCTAGCCGGGCTCCGAACCGTTTCCCTCGGTGCGAACGAGGAGGGCAAGCCGATCTATCTCAAGGACGTTGCCGAAGTCCGCACCGGCCCGGACATCCGGAGAGGGGTGGCGGATTGGAACGGCGGCGGGGAGACGGTGGGCGGCGTCATCATCATGCGTTTCGGCGAAAACGCTCGCCAGACCATCGACAACGTGCGCGCCAAGCTCACTGATCTCGAGCGAGGCCTACCGCCCGGGGTCGCGATCCAGCCAGCCTACGATCGTTCCGACCTGATCGGGCGCGCCGTCAATACGCTGACGCACACGCTGATTGAAGAGATGGTCGTCGTTTCCTTGGTCATCTTGCTGTTCCTGCTGCACGCGCGCAGCGCGCTCGTGGCGGTCGTCGTGCTACCGATAGGCGTGCTCGGCAGCTTCATCGCCATGAAGCTCTTCGGCATCAACGCCAACATCATGAGCCTTGGCGGGATTGCGCTCGCGATCGGAGTGATGGTGGACAGCGCCATCATCATGGTGGAGAACGCGCACAAGCACCTGGATCACGAGGCGGAGCGCCTCAAACAGGGTGGGGTGCCCAGATCGCGCGTCGAGATCATCGCCGAAGCGGCGGCGGAGACGGGGCCAACGCTCTTCTTCAGCCTGCTGATCATCACGGTCTCTTTCCTGCCCATCTTCGTGCTGGGCGAGCAGTCGGGGCGTTTGTTCAAGCCGCTGGCGTTCACCAAGACGTTCGCCGTCGGGTTTGGCGCTCTCTTGGCGGTCACCATCATCCCCGTGTTGATGGTTTATCTCATCAACGAACGCACCATTCCGGAGCGCGTGTCCCCGAGGCGGCGCTTGATGATCACGCTCGGCGGGATCTTCGGCCCGGCCTTGCTCCTGGCGCTGATACCCCTGCCAGTGCTCTCCCACTATCGCTGGGTCATGGTCATCGGCTGGATCATTCTCGCCGCCATCGTCCTGCTTCCGCAGCGCATCCATTCGGAGGAGAAGCACCCGCTCAGCCGCTACCTCCAGCGCGCCTACAATCCGGCTTTCAAGTTCGCGATGGCCCACCCGTGGTTCGTCACCGGGAGCATGGTGGCCCTGCTCGTGTCGACGGCGTGGCCGCTCAGTCACTTGGGCAGCGAGTTCATGCCCCCGCTGGAGGAGGGTGACCTGCTGTACATGCCCACGACGGACCCGGGCATCAGTGTCGACAAGGTTCGGGAGCTGTTGCAGCAAACCGACGCGATCATCAAACAGTTCCCCGAGGTCGAGAGCGTGTTCGGGAAGGCGGGGCGCGCCCAAACGGCGACGGACCCTGCGCCGCCCAGCATGCTGGAGACGACGATCGTGCTCAAGCGTGACAAGAACCTCTGGCGTCAGATCCCCGTGGCGCGCTTCTACGACCCTCTCCCCGACTTCATGAAGAAGCCGTTTCGCTGGGCGTGGCCGGATCTGAGACCCATCACGGTGGACGAGCTCATCTATGGCTACAACCTTCCGGGAGGGCCGCACGTCAAGGGCTTGAATGAAGTAATGCAGATACCCGGTCTCACCAATGCGTGGACCATGCCGATCAAGACACGCATCGACATGCTGTCGACTGGGATCAAGACTCCCGTCGGGATCAAGGTGCTCGGTCCCGATCTCGCCACGCTGTCGGACATCTCGGCACGCATATCCCAAGTCGTGCGTACGGACGAGGGCACCGGACAGTACACGGTCAGCGCGTTCCCAGAGAAGACCGTCGGGGGCAACTACCTCGACGTGCGCATCAATCGCGAGGAGATTGCGCGCTACGGCCTCAACGTGGCGGACGTGCAGGACGTGATCATGAGTGCCACCGGGGGCATGACCATTGGTGAGACCGTCGAGGCATTGCAGCGGTACCCCATCAACGTGCGGTATCCTCATGAGCTTCGCGATAGCCTCGCCGCACTGCGCCAGACTCTGGTCCCGACTCCTTCCGGTGCCCATATCCCCCTCGCGCAGCTCGCAACGCTGTCGATTCACAAGGGGCCGCCGATGATCAAGAGCGAGAATGCGGTGTTGACCAGCTGGGTCTACGTGGACATCGCGGGGATCGACGTCGGCACCTACGTCAAGAATGCGCAGCGGGCAGTGCAATCACAAGTGAAGCTCCCGCCGGGCTACAGCATCGTGTGGTCCGGGCAGTACGAATACATGGAGGCGGCGAGAAAGCGGCTCCAAGTGGCGGTACCGTTGGCGGCCATCAGCATCATCCTGCTCTTGTATCTGGGTACCCGGAGCTGGCTGCGCGTCGGTATCGTCGTTCTGGCGATTCCCTTTAGCTTGATCGGCGCGTCGTGGCTCCTGTACCTGCTCGGCTACAATCTCTCCCTCGCGGTCTGGGTCGGCGTCATCGCGCTGGCTGGGCTCGACGCGGAAACCGGTCTGGTGATGCTCTTGTATCTGGATAGCAGTGTGGAACGCTTCCGGAACCTGGGGCGAATGAGAAACGACAGCGACCTGTGGCACGCCATCCACGACGGCGCCGTGCAGCGGATCCGGCCCAAGATGATGACGGTGATGGTCGTCTTCGTCGGCTTGGTGCCGCTGCTCTGGGGAACCGGCGCCGGCGCGGACACCATGCGGAGACTCGCAGCACCGATGATCGGCGGGCTGGCGAGCAGCTTCATCATGGAGCTGGTGGTCTACCCGGTGATCTTCTATCAGGCGAAACGCCTCGGCTTGCACCGCGAGCAGCGGCGGCGGGCGAGGGGGTCGGATTTGGCAACGGCTTGA